The Sporomusa termitida genome has a window encoding:
- a CDS encoding TIGR03960 family B12-binding radical SAM protein, with product MHFLDPVSPAILSKVMKPARYTGYEWNSVVKDLKPAMVNFVLAMPDVYEVGMSNLGLKILYQILNQRADTFAERTYAPWVDLEAEMRNAGIRLYTLETKRPVAECDIIGFSLQYELSYSNVLNMLDLAGIPLLAAEREATQPLVACGGPCAFNAEPMTDFVDFFILGEAEEVISEVAAAIADWKLSGKLNGKAGILRQLAELQGVYVPGFYEAEYDAAGRWAGICTDIPEAKQTISKRVIPDLDQVMFATKPIVPFIEIVHDRIMLELFRGCTRGCRFCQAGVLYRPVRERNIETLLGYVQALIDNTGYNEISLVSLSSADYSCLSPLINRLTTRFKPQGVSVSLPSLRIDSFSIDLANQVQQVRKSGLTFAPEAGTQRLRDVINKGVTEADLIEAVSAAFRAGWSTIKLYFMIGLPTETDEDIAGIAALAQQVADLYKQIKGRRGAKVTVSVSSFVPKPHTAFQWFGQNSVEEIERKQRLLRSLIKDRSLSLSWHDARTSFLEGVFSRGDRRLGKVLLRAWQNGVKFDGWSDHFRYNIWMDAFAAENVDPAAYASRNRDIDEALPWEHLSSGVDKSFLVREWQAAQQGAFTPDCRHKECGACGVCRNLDVKVVDWGQA from the coding sequence ATGCATTTCTTAGATCCTGTCAGTCCTGCTATTCTGAGCAAGGTAATGAAACCAGCCCGTTATACCGGTTATGAATGGAATAGTGTGGTTAAAGACCTCAAGCCGGCTATGGTAAACTTTGTTCTGGCTATGCCTGATGTATATGAAGTCGGCATGTCTAATCTGGGGCTAAAAATATTATATCAGATCCTTAATCAACGTGCAGACACGTTTGCCGAACGTACCTACGCTCCCTGGGTAGATCTGGAAGCCGAGATGAGAAATGCCGGTATTCGGTTATATACACTGGAAACAAAGCGGCCCGTAGCTGAGTGTGATATTATCGGTTTTTCTTTACAGTATGAACTAAGCTATAGTAATGTGCTTAATATGCTCGATTTAGCCGGTATCCCCCTGTTAGCGGCTGAACGTGAGGCAACACAGCCCCTGGTGGCCTGCGGCGGACCCTGTGCTTTTAATGCGGAGCCTATGACCGACTTTGTAGACTTCTTCATTCTGGGCGAAGCGGAAGAGGTTATCAGCGAGGTTGCGGCGGCCATTGCCGATTGGAAATTATCTGGGAAATTAAATGGTAAAGCAGGTATTTTACGACAGCTTGCCGAATTACAGGGTGTTTATGTGCCGGGTTTTTATGAGGCAGAATATGATGCCGCCGGCCGGTGGGCCGGTATCTGTACAGATATTCCCGAAGCTAAACAGACCATTAGCAAACGTGTAATCCCTGATCTTGATCAAGTGATGTTTGCGACCAAGCCCATTGTTCCGTTTATTGAAATTGTTCATGACCGTATCATGCTGGAGTTATTCCGGGGCTGTACCCGCGGCTGCCGTTTTTGTCAGGCCGGTGTACTCTATCGGCCTGTACGGGAGCGTAACATAGAAACACTGTTAGGCTACGTCCAGGCGCTTATCGATAACACCGGTTATAATGAGATATCCCTGGTATCTTTAAGTTCAGCTGATTATTCATGTCTGAGCCCTCTGATTAACCGCCTTACCACCCGCTTTAAACCGCAGGGAGTAAGTGTGTCGCTGCCGTCTCTCAGGATTGACAGCTTTTCTATTGATTTGGCCAATCAGGTACAACAGGTAAGGAAAAGCGGTTTGACTTTTGCACCTGAGGCCGGGACGCAGCGGCTGCGGGATGTAATTAATAAAGGGGTTACTGAGGCCGACCTTATCGAGGCGGTAAGCGCTGCTTTTAGAGCAGGCTGGTCAACAATTAAACTCTATTTTATGATCGGCCTGCCGACGGAAACGGATGAGGATATAGCCGGTATTGCCGCCTTGGCCCAGCAGGTTGCCGATCTTTATAAACAGATAAAAGGCCGCAGGGGGGCAAAAGTCACTGTCAGTGTATCCTCGTTTGTGCCTAAGCCGCATACTGCTTTTCAGTGGTTTGGCCAGAATTCTGTTGAGGAAATCGAACGCAAACAAAGGCTTTTACGGTCCCTTATTAAAGACCGCAGCCTCTCGCTTAGCTGGCATGATGCCCGCACCAGTTTTCTGGAGGGGGTATTTTCCCGAGGTGACCGCCGACTGGGCAAGGTGCTCCTCCGGGCGTGGCAGAATGGCGTAAAGTTTGACGGTTGGTCTGACCATTTTAGATATAATATATGGATGGACGCTTTTGCCGCTGAGAATGTTGATCCTGCAGCTTATGCCAGTCGTAACCGGGATATAGATGAGGCTCTGCCCTGGGAACATTTATCATCAGGCGTGGACAAGTCTTTTCTGGTACGGGAATGGCAGGCTGCGCAGCAGGGGGCTTTTACACCTGACTGCCGTCATAAAGAGTGCGGTGCCTGCGGCGTTTGCCGGAATCTTGACGTTAAAGTCGTAGACTGGGGGCAGGCATAA
- a CDS encoding M50 family metallopeptidase: MRAGKVAGVEIIFNNWFLVLLALFTAAGLGGKILLVFSAVLLHELAHMLMAGGLGYKVKQVELLPFGAMARVERLADAGAASEIMIAAAGPMASLVLAALCYARLNEAGAWQEVVRFYGEVNLTLALFNLLPALPLDGGRILRALLSRRRDYRESTAIVVTISHIIGCLLILLAGLEYWLQGIINLTMLIAAGFLFITARAENNLAGLRGMRILAGKKAELSSRGVMPTSHLTAMENTAVSDVIRLLGPEQYYVIHIVDRNFHLSGALTETEVWEKLLERGIKGKVNDFINKA; encoded by the coding sequence ATGCGGGCCGGTAAAGTGGCAGGGGTCGAGATTATTTTTAACAATTGGTTTTTAGTATTGCTTGCTTTGTTTACGGCTGCCGGTCTTGGTGGCAAAATACTGCTGGTGTTCAGTGCGGTATTATTGCACGAACTTGCCCATATGCTAATGGCCGGCGGTTTAGGCTACAAGGTTAAGCAGGTCGAATTGCTGCCTTTTGGCGCAATGGCACGGGTTGAGCGCCTGGCTGATGCCGGCGCGGCCAGTGAAATAATGATCGCAGCCGCCGGACCGATGGCAAGCCTGGTTCTGGCGGCTTTATGTTATGCCCGATTGAATGAAGCCGGTGCCTGGCAGGAGGTAGTACGTTTCTATGGTGAAGTAAATCTTACCCTGGCTCTGTTTAATCTGCTGCCGGCTTTGCCGCTGGACGGGGGGAGAATTTTACGGGCCCTGCTGTCCCGGCGCCGTGATTATCGTGAGTCTACGGCAATTGTTGTCACTATCAGCCATATCATTGGCTGCTTACTGATACTATTGGCCGGGCTCGAATACTGGCTGCAAGGCATTATCAACCTGACAATGCTGATAGCAGCAGGTTTTCTATTTATTACCGCCCGGGCCGAAAACAACCTGGCCGGGCTGCGGGGCATGAGGATTCTGGCCGGCAAAAAAGCAGAACTGTCAAGTCGTGGCGTTATGCCAACCAGCCACCTTACAGCGATGGAGAATACTGCCGTGAGTGACGTTATCCGGCTGTTAGGCCCAGAACAATATTATGTGATCCATATTGTTGATCGCAATTTCCATCTGAGCGGAGCTCTTACCGAGACTGAGGTGTGGGAAAAGCTGCTGGAGCGGGGAATTAAGGGAAAAGTAAATGATTTTATAAATAAAGCTTGA
- the rplU gene encoding 50S ribosomal protein L21: protein MYAIIETGGKQYRVTEGDVLSIEKIDVAEGQTVDFDRVLTVVKDGEVVIGKPLISDAKVTAEVVSHGKGKKILVFKYKAKSNYRRRQGHRQPFTKVRIDKIFA from the coding sequence ATGTACGCTATTATTGAAACAGGCGGTAAACAATACCGTGTTACTGAAGGCGATGTTCTTAGTATCGAAAAAATTGACGTGGCTGAAGGCCAGACTGTTGATTTTGACCGTGTTCTGACTGTAGTCAAAGACGGTGAGGTTGTTATCGGCAAACCGCTGATAAGTGATGCTAAAGTTACTGCTGAAGTAGTGTCTCATGGCAAGGGTAAGAAGATTTTGGTTTTTAAATACAAAGCAAAATCCAATTATCGCCGCCGTCAGGGTCATCGCCAGCCTTTTACAAAAGTCCGCATTGACAAGATTTTTGCTTAA
- a CDS encoding Spo0B domain-containing protein: MTNTSCSEVMTCTDLVKLLRIQRHDFLNHLQVIHAMIQLGRGEKAIQYIEKLAHDPEMISNVLAAYQNKHL, encoded by the coding sequence ATGACAAACACAAGCTGCTCTGAAGTAATGACATGTACTGACCTAGTCAAGCTGCTCCGTATTCAGCGTCATGATTTCTTAAACCACCTGCAGGTTATTCACGCGATGATTCAATTGGGACGTGGTGAGAAAGCAATACAATATATAGAAAAACTTGCGCATGATCCTGAAATGATATCAAATGTGCTGGCTGCTTATCAAAATAAACACCTTTGA
- a CDS encoding M23 family metallopeptidase translates to MTTRLWNRLKNRWQLSRRSRNNEKNWQLYYEDTPDYTWLKKTVAALALFVMIYGAHVSDTRIGQEVTGAVRKLLTTQTDFVYYSVKTIDYINSYWPNAIQLSEIPVLKQVQATVSRPADPLMYMTKPVDGQVMSGYGWQTNPELQKDLLREGIDIAAPAGSSVHAAAAGRVKIVTDSTQFGKILIIDHGQEVETFYGHLADVLVKDGDLVSQGQVVGRVGKTGAAAPVLYFELRENGKAIDPLPRIKGETVK, encoded by the coding sequence ATGACGACAAGGCTGTGGAACCGTTTGAAAAACCGCTGGCAACTCAGCCGGCGGAGCCGCAATAATGAAAAAAACTGGCAATTATATTATGAAGACACACCTGATTATACCTGGCTAAAAAAGACTGTTGCCGCTTTGGCGCTGTTTGTCATGATTTATGGTGCGCATGTGTCAGACACCCGGATTGGACAGGAAGTCACAGGTGCTGTGCGGAAATTGCTGACAACACAGACTGATTTTGTTTACTATTCGGTGAAAACAATAGATTATATTAATTCCTATTGGCCCAATGCCATTCAACTTTCAGAAATTCCGGTGCTTAAACAAGTCCAGGCCACTGTTTCCCGGCCGGCCGACCCTTTAATGTATATGACGAAACCTGTGGACGGTCAGGTGATGAGCGGGTATGGCTGGCAAACAAATCCAGAGCTGCAGAAGGATCTTTTACGGGAAGGCATTGATATTGCTGCTCCGGCCGGGAGCAGTGTGCATGCTGCCGCCGCCGGCAGGGTCAAGATAGTTACAGATAGTACTCAGTTTGGCAAGATATTAATCATCGACCATGGACAGGAGGTTGAGACCTTTTACGGGCATTTAGCCGATGTTTTAGTGAAAGATGGCGATTTGGTAAGTCAGGGACAGGTAGTCGGACGGGTTGGCAAAACAGGTGCAGCTGCGCCTGTACTATATTTTGAGCTGAGAGAAAACGGCAAGGCCATTGATCCTCTCCCCAGAATAAAAGGTGAAACTGTGAAATAA
- a CDS encoding ribosomal-processing cysteine protease Prp, whose amino-acid sequence MITVTLIRDNKQAITGFMVNGHAYAAPPGQDIVCAGVSALTQSAVMGIERHLRREIDLVQDRSGLMVELISQPDSLTTAVFETMLLGLTEIARLYPKRVRIIEHRR is encoded by the coding sequence ATGATTACGGTTACATTAATTCGTGATAACAAGCAGGCAATTACCGGGTTTATGGTAAACGGACATGCCTACGCCGCCCCGCCTGGTCAGGACATTGTTTGTGCAGGCGTATCTGCTCTTACTCAGTCCGCCGTCATGGGAATTGAACGCCACTTGCGGCGGGAAATTGACCTGGTGCAGGACCGCAGCGGGCTTATGGTTGAGCTTATCAGCCAGCCTGATAGTCTTACGACGGCAGTCTTTGAAACCATGCTGCTCGGTTTAACTGAAATTGCCAGACTATATCCTAAGCGTGTGCGGATTATTGAGCACAGGAGGTGA
- a CDS encoding TIGR03936 family radical SAM-associated protein, with amino-acid sequence MAKLRLKITKGNEIRYVSHLDFAGTIERVVRRAGLPAAYSEGFNPHLKMAFASALAVGVTSEAEYLDLELTAAPDVAGIEARLKAQLPAGIELKAARYVHTPSPALMAVVNLATYDIMVPLMPAATLAAAMTSLSSFNSEVEILYIKESPKGRREIDITEFLAGPVTASLAADNQSLTVRLAIRITPSGSVKPAEVLAVLTGRYGLPADGGNALIHRTGLFVWDGRGQRSPLEL; translated from the coding sequence ATGGCAAAGCTGCGGCTAAAAATAACTAAGGGCAATGAAATACGCTATGTGTCACATCTGGATTTTGCCGGCACAATTGAACGGGTTGTCCGCCGGGCCGGGCTGCCGGCCGCCTATTCTGAAGGCTTTAACCCACACCTGAAAATGGCCTTCGCATCAGCGCTGGCGGTGGGAGTGACAAGCGAGGCCGAATATCTTGATCTCGAACTGACGGCAGCGCCGGATGTTGCCGGTATTGAGGCCCGGCTTAAGGCGCAATTGCCCGCAGGGATCGAACTTAAAGCTGCCAGGTATGTGCACACTCCCAGTCCGGCCCTTATGGCAGTTGTTAACCTGGCCACCTATGATATTATGGTTCCTTTAATGCCGGCGGCTACCTTGGCGGCGGCAATGACGAGTCTCAGCAGTTTCAACAGTGAAGTCGAAATCCTGTATATCAAAGAATCACCCAAGGGCCGTCGCGAGATTGATATTACAGAATTTCTTGCTGGCCCGGTTACTGCCAGCCTTGCCGCAGATAATCAATCATTAACAGTACGCCTAGCCATTAGGATTACCCCCAGCGGCAGCGTCAAGCCTGCTGAGGTGCTGGCCGTGTTAACAGGTCGTTATGGTTTACCTGCTGATGGCGGCAATGCGCTTATTCACCGCACCGGGTTGTTTGTCTGGGACGGACGGGGGCAGAGATCACCGCTTGAACTATAA
- the rodA gene encoding rod shape-determining protein RodA: MLNQRLLRNLDFILIGVTVLLVLISLVIIGSATHINGPSEDRYWYVERQGLFALASIIIIFFILNFDYRSLEKFAGFLYIFNLIMLLAVMFVGQSALGAQRWIQIGPISLQPSEFSKLIMIIALAQVLDKRTGRLNSFKEIIPVFIFVGIPFFLVLKQPDLGTSLVFLAILFGMIFVAGISTRHLLSIIGAGLAFLPVFWHFLKDYQKKRLTVFIDPNVDPLGSGYHIIQSKIAIGSGMLFGKGLFNGTQSQLNFLPENHTDFIFAVIGEELGFVGATLILLFYFILLYRGIKIAGAARDNFGMLVATGITSMLAFHLLVNVGMTAGIMPVTGIPLPLMSYGVSSLTTNLVSIGILLNIHMRRQKILF; the protein is encoded by the coding sequence ATGCTTAACCAGCGCCTGTTGCGGAACCTGGACTTTATACTTATTGGTGTTACAGTCCTCCTGGTCCTTATTAGTCTGGTTATTATTGGCAGTGCTACTCACATTAACGGACCGAGCGAGGACCGCTATTGGTATGTTGAACGCCAGGGGCTGTTCGCTTTGGCGAGTATTATTATAATTTTTTTCATACTCAATTTTGATTATCGGTCACTAGAGAAATTTGCCGGCTTTCTTTATATCTTCAACCTGATCATGCTGCTGGCGGTTATGTTTGTCGGCCAATCAGCTCTGGGGGCTCAACGCTGGATTCAGATTGGCCCGATTAGTCTGCAGCCGTCAGAGTTCTCTAAATTGATTATGATTATTGCCCTGGCGCAGGTCCTGGACAAACGTACAGGCCGGCTTAACAGCTTTAAAGAGATTATCCCGGTGTTTATTTTTGTCGGGATACCCTTTTTCCTGGTGTTAAAACAGCCGGATTTGGGAACTTCGCTGGTATTTTTGGCAATATTATTTGGCATGATTTTTGTGGCTGGTATAAGTACCCGCCATTTACTGTCAATTATCGGCGCTGGTCTTGCGTTCCTGCCAGTTTTCTGGCACTTTTTAAAAGATTATCAAAAAAAGCGCTTAACCGTATTTATTGATCCGAATGTTGACCCCTTGGGGTCCGGCTACCATATCATCCAGTCCAAGATTGCCATTGGTTCCGGTATGTTGTTTGGTAAAGGCCTGTTTAATGGCACTCAGAGCCAGCTAAACTTCCTGCCGGAAAACCATACCGATTTTATTTTTGCAGTTATTGGCGAGGAACTGGGTTTTGTCGGCGCAACCCTGATTTTGCTGTTTTATTTTATTTTACTTTATCGGGGGATAAAAATTGCCGGGGCTGCCCGGGATAATTTTGGTATGCTTGTAGCAACAGGTATTACATCGATGCTGGCTTTCCATCTCCTGGTTAATGTGGGTATGACAGCAGGTATTATGCCTGTTACCGGCATTCCGCTGCCACTCATGAGCTATGGTGTAAGCTCACTGACGACTAATCTGGTCAGTATCGGCATATTGTTAAATATTCATATGCGAAGGCAAAAGATTTTGTTTTGA
- the minE gene encoding cell division topological specificity factor MinE — protein sequence MFELIQKLFGREPQGSKDIAKERLRFVLVHDRVNVSPQFMEAIKDDMIKVISNYMDINETDMEISLTKTNTQVALVANIPVNRMKRGTMAGE from the coding sequence GTGTTTGAGCTTATACAAAAACTGTTTGGCAGAGAGCCTCAGGGATCGAAAGACATTGCCAAAGAACGGCTCAGATTTGTGCTGGTACATGATCGTGTCAATGTATCGCCGCAGTTTATGGAAGCCATTAAAGATGACATGATAAAAGTAATTTCAAACTATATGGATATCAATGAAACCGATATGGAAATCAGCCTGACCAAGACCAATACACAGGTGGCTCTGGTAGCTAATATTCCGGTCAATCGCATGAAGCGGGGGACCATGGCAGGCGAGTAA
- the rpmA gene encoding 50S ribosomal protein L27, which translates to MHSFDLQLFAHKKGVGSTRNGRDSEAKRLGVKRHAGEVVTAGSILVRQRGTHFHPGNNVGIGKDDTLFAKVPGKVAFERRGRYDRQVSVYPAAEEAI; encoded by the coding sequence CTGCATTCTTTTGACTTACAGTTATTTGCACATAAAAAAGGCGTGGGTAGCACCCGTAATGGCCGTGACAGTGAGGCTAAACGCCTGGGCGTTAAACGTCACGCCGGCGAAGTGGTTACTGCAGGCAGTATTCTGGTACGCCAGCGTGGTACTCATTTCCATCCAGGTAACAATGTCGGCATTGGCAAAGACGATACTTTATTTGCCAAAGTTCCCGGCAAAGTCGCTTTCGAGCGCAGAGGTCGTTATGACCGGCAAGTAAGTGTGTATCCTGCAGCTGAAGAAGCTATCTAA
- a CDS encoding Rne/Rng family ribonuclease — MKKSIIANVMPEETRVAVLEDSQLMEIAVERSDSGHLVGNIYKGKVKNVLPGMQAAFVDIGRDKNAFLYMGDAGRQAACRHLTVGQDILVQIAKDAMGEKGPRATISLTLPGRYIVFMPTVDYIGISRRIEDEPERERLRQLAEKIRPAGMGVIVRTVAAGKSQEELVNDMAYLTNMWSSLSARAKRIQAPALIYRDADLVVRIVRDYLTSDIAEFIIDSQEAYTRVIDLLKYTSPELAGCVRLYEQASGPDNDLFSRFNIEAKLESLRNRRVELACGGYLVIDYTEALTVIDVNTGKFIGNTNLSETVFQTNLEAVAEIARQLRLRDIGGIIIIDFIDMAKAEQRSAVLTALELELKKDRTKSNVLGITSLGLVEMTRKKARQNINGMLYDQCPCCWGRGRIKSPATVVIDIKRELRKLNKRPRTGGRLVIQVHPQVAHFLNRQGELKRLEQETARALAVEAAHTLNPELFSLLWKPD; from the coding sequence ATGAAAAAGAGTATTATTGCCAATGTTATGCCGGAAGAAACCCGGGTTGCGGTCCTGGAAGACAGCCAGCTTATGGAAATAGCGGTGGAACGCAGCGACAGCGGACATTTGGTCGGCAACATTTATAAAGGGAAAGTTAAAAATGTTTTACCAGGCATGCAGGCTGCCTTTGTTGATATCGGGCGTGATAAAAATGCATTTTTATATATGGGTGATGCCGGCCGCCAGGCTGCCTGCCGGCATTTAACGGTTGGCCAGGACATCCTGGTACAGATCGCCAAAGACGCGATGGGGGAAAAAGGGCCACGGGCCACCATCAGCCTGACCTTGCCAGGACGATATATCGTATTTATGCCAACTGTTGATTATATTGGCATTTCACGCCGCATTGAAGATGAACCGGAACGGGAAAGATTAAGGCAGCTGGCTGAAAAAATACGACCGGCCGGGATGGGGGTCATTGTCAGGACGGTGGCTGCAGGCAAAAGCCAGGAAGAACTGGTCAATGATATGGCCTATCTGACCAATATGTGGTCAAGCCTGAGCGCCCGGGCTAAACGGATTCAGGCCCCGGCGCTCATTTACCGGGATGCTGACCTTGTCGTGCGGATTGTCCGCGATTACCTGACCAGTGATATTGCGGAATTTATCATCGACAGCCAGGAAGCCTATACCCGGGTTATTGATTTATTGAAGTATACATCACCTGAGCTTGCTGGGTGTGTCAGGCTGTACGAGCAGGCCAGCGGACCGGACAATGACCTGTTCAGCCGCTTTAATATTGAGGCGAAGCTGGAAAGCCTGCGTAACCGGCGGGTAGAACTGGCCTGCGGCGGCTATCTTGTTATTGACTATACGGAAGCATTGACGGTTATTGATGTCAATACCGGCAAGTTTATCGGCAACACTAATCTGTCTGAAACCGTATTTCAGACCAACCTGGAGGCGGTGGCCGAGATTGCCAGACAGCTTAGGTTAAGAGACATTGGTGGTATTATTATTATTGATTTTATTGATATGGCCAAAGCCGAGCAGCGGTCAGCGGTATTAACAGCGCTGGAGCTTGAACTCAAAAAGGACCGTACGAAATCAAATGTTTTAGGAATAACCAGCCTGGGGCTGGTTGAAATGACCCGGAAAAAGGCCAGACAAAATATTAATGGCATGCTTTATGACCAGTGCCCGTGCTGTTGGGGGAGAGGCCGCATAAAATCACCGGCCACTGTTGTTATCGATATCAAACGAGAACTGAGAAAACTGAACAAACGGCCCCGGACGGGCGGGAGGCTGGTCATTCAGGTTCATCCCCAGGTAGCCCATTTTTTAAACAGGCAGGGAGAGCTGAAAAGGCTGGAGCAGGAAACGGCCAGAGCCCTTGCTGTCGAAGCTGCTCACACGCTGAATCCGGAGTTGTTTTCATTGCTTTGGAAACCGGATTGA